CCAAAGGCTCTTAAACCTGTTCCTATAGATTGGCTTCTCTTGTTGCTTTATCTGTTTGTCACTGTTTAATTCAATAGCTGAAGTATAAGCGCATATGCTTTCTGGTTCAATATTCTGTCATTTAGCATCACTTGTTAGAAACTGCATATCATTTAAGTAACTAGAACTGTGAACCTTTAACAAGTTTGATGAAATAACTTCTTGTGTTCATCGCGGTACAATAGTCAACTTGTTTGGCCGTGGCAATAAATCACACTTGTTTGGCCTTGGCATATGCttgattttgtatttgtatCGCTTATCATGATCTCATGATGAGGGCACTTGTATATACCGTTGTTAAGTGCATACTTTTTTTGTGTTCCAGGAGTTGCGGGCGAGTTAAGCTGCCACATTTGTTTTGTTGCAGTGGTGAGCGGCTAAACCCTAGTGAGCAAGGCAATTCGAACAACTGATAAAGGTTTTCAATATGATCACTCCTTGTTGGATATCAAGAGGCAGCAACCTTGGCTTTTTAGTAGTAGACTCGAGTGATATGATAGACTTAGTTGATGTTGTTTTGGCAAACTATTTGGGTTATTGCTGCAAGATCAATATGCTCATGCTTCTTACGCTTGTTGTGTCAATACCTCATAATTTCTTAGAGTGTTTCAAGGGTAATTATTGGTGTATCATAGTTAAAATAGCTCACAGGTGTAATCactgttgtttgtttattagGTCTCTCTCCCATTGTGACAGAGAGAGCACAACAATAATAGCCCTAGGTAGAAAAGATTGTTATATCCGAAGACTCATCATGCTCATTTCCTACTTCTTTATTGTTTTACAAGGAACTATACAAAATTGGAGTACCActcatgtgaaaaaaaaaacccttgaTTTGATAACAATCTAAGATTTAACTATCTcgatcttcctcttcatcataGTTGAATGGTAGCGGAACTGATTTGAATGCTCTGAATTTTCCCACATTGTTCAAATGCTCGTTCTCCAACCTTCACAACCAGACAAAGCAAGAACCCTTAAGTAAAAAATGCTTTAAAAGGAGCAAGCAcagtgattaattttttttgggttcagaaGTTACCTAAAGAAATTCCAGATACCACGACGTATGATCTCAAGAGCAGCAAGAAGAGCAACCATAATTTCACAATGTAAGAACACGAAGTTGAAATCCAGCACGGTCTGCAGCCACGCCAACCTCAACACAATGTTTATGACctacaaagaagagaagacagaaacaaaattataaagaaaaactaaatcatGATATGCAATTGTTCCTTTTAAGTTTCTTAGTTCTCACCATTGCAATGTAGTAAACAGATTTGTGAAGaacaagaatcttctctctcaACCAATATATAGATGGATTGTGAAGcaatcatacttttttttcaattaaagactttttcaattatacagaTTTCACACAGAACTTCAACTCGTTGACTTCAAAAATAAGTCTAAATTAATAACCTAActgcctaagaaaaccaaaaacttgattgctccatatgtataatatataatgNTCCCACATTGTTCAAATGCTCGTTCTCCAACCTTCACAACCAGACAAAGTAAGAACCCTTAAGTAAAAAATGCTTTAAAAGGAGCAAGCAcagtgattaattttttttgggttcagaaGTTACCTAAAGAAATTCCAGATACCACGACGTATGATCTCAAGAGCAGCAAGAAGAGCAACCATAATTTCACAATGTAAGAACACGAAGTTGAAATCCAGCACGGTCTGCAGCCACGCCAACCTCAACACAATGTTTATGACctacaaagaagagaagacagaaacaaaattataaagaaaaactaaatcatGATATGCAATTGTTCCTTTTAAGTTTCTTAGTTCTCACCATTGCAATGTAGTAAACAGATTTGTGAAGaacaagaatcttctctctcaACCAATATATAGATGGATTGTGAAGcaatcatacttttttttcaattaaagactttttcaattatacagaTTTCACACAGAACTTCAACTCGTTGACTTCAAAAATAAGTCTAAATTAATAACCTAActgcctaagaaaaccaaaaacttgattgctccatatgtataatatataatgatttcaaaaacatacagagGCAAGTACAtatcatatatcaaagaatacaacaagaaaatctgtCAAACttttcaccaatttgcaataactTGGTTATCAAATTATGAAAacttcatgttgatgtcaacCTTGTAGACATAAACTAGCCTCTATGAAGATACTTCCCTTGAAGTCTATTTTGtatggtctatttttgcaattacaatttaataaaccAGACACCGGATGAAGTCTACtaggatagttgacttcttttgttgtcttcctttgttaattttttggtcagttttgcaattaaaaacatagaacAGAGTAGACTTCTTAGAAAGTTTCAACAAGTTAACTTCGATTATAGTCTACTCTggctatttttgcaattgaccaaaccatagactttgtagtagacttctagctaacaagtagacttcatctattcgtcaactagaaaaagtaaacttcgttgtggttagttttgcaattgaccaagtttgactttcgccAAGTAGACTACGTACGAAGTCTCCAGGATTGTTGACAtcgtttgcagtctgccgtggtcatttttggggttgaccaacattttaattttttaactagtagacttcttttgcagtcaactaattaattttctatCAATAATATGACGgtcaatgtttttatattttggtcaaatccaaaaatagccactatagaagtctactcttttattatcGGAAGAAGACTTCGTCCGacagtcataactaaaaagtcaagaatttggtcaattgcaaaaatacaccttagtagactgcaaacgaagtatcCGACAGANNNNNNNNNNNNNNNNNNNNNNNNNNNNNNNNNNNNNNNNNNNNNNNNNNNNNNNNNNNNNNNNNNNNNNNNNNNNNNNNNNNNNNNNNNNNNNNNNNNNNNNNNNNNNNNNNNNNNNNNNNNNNNNNNNNNNNNNNNNNNNNNNNNNNNNNNNNNNNNNNNNNNNNNNNNNNNNNNNNNNNNNNNNNNNNNNNNNNNNNNNNNNNNNNNNNNNNNNNNNNNNNNNNNNNNNNNNNNNNNNNNNNNNNNNNNNNNNNNNNNNNNNNNNNNNNNNNNNNNNNNNNNNNNNNNNNNNNNNNNNNNNNNNNNNNNNNNNNNNNNNNNNNNNNNNNNNNNNNNNNNNNNNNNNNNNNNNNNNNTTTTTTaactagtagacttcttttgcagtcaactaattaattttctatCAATAATATGACGgtcaatgtttttatattttggtcaaatccaaaaatagccactatagaagtctactcttttattattGGAAGAAGACTTCGTCCGacagtcataactaaaaagtcaagaatttggtcaattgcaaaaatacaccttagtagacttCAAACGAAGTATCCGACAGAgagattataatgcagtctgaaccatatttttttgttttcaaatgaaattaagaagactaaaatttcagtctacgggctcgaaactcaataaatttttaattgcaaatttgaccacatagtagactttacatgatattatgatggttagactaacaaatgaagtctaatttcgcaaaaaaatcaaggaaaatcacgaaaatctaccggaaaataaccttatcggtggttgtttcgcaatgtcaagcaccaaggacgtcgtctttagtcaccacagaagaaacccaacaccaatttaatcactatccaagaatcatgacatataacaagatgaatgcacttgcaaattttcttggattaaaatggagaggagatagaagaaaatgaagttatCATAacattgggtgttatttaagcttacaaattcaggttgttAAAGCTTTAAGagattcaaatttggttgttcatggttgttggaaaattgatggctGTGGCAcaaccataaataaaagaagaagatgaagatatggatgtaataaacattttcacaagaaattcaaataaatcagaaataatggcatttttgtgaataaaatGAATGGACAAGAATTTAATAGAAAGAAAGTGACAAATGttggagagaaaaaaaggggtctaacattgcaattgactcaagtttgTAGTCTAATTTTGCAAgtctcctctttttttcttcttgttaatgcatataacaaattctcaattatATTGGACGATAGATCCTTGTTGAATCCTTCAATGATAATTTCTATTTCACAATAGACATACGTGAATCATAGCTATAATTAAGTCTATAACTATATGTTAATAaagctttattttattttaaaaattacacgAAGTATTAGCTCTGACCGACCAAAAATCTACAAATGATTTGCAAGATAGTTAATTACACTTCTTCTATTTTTACACAattcagatacaaaaaaaaaaaaaaaaaaaaaactcgttaAAAAATGGTGATGAAAACAGAATAATGTTAGGAATGAGTTATATATTAAACGATCACAAAATTGACTCTTATAATTGTTTTAACTgttataattgttttcttagGCTCAGcagaataatatattaattaagccACTTCTACTGAATTGAAGGATTACACAAGTTTgctatttttttgttctgtatcATGACAACATAATGCTttatagaattttgttttgtcaaaattGTCGGTAGATTTTACAAAAAGGATGCTTGTTAGTTTTACTCTGACAAACTGTTattaaaatgtgtatttttacGTAATAAAATGTAACCTATCTTCTTTATCTTATTTGCTTCTTTTAACCTAATAATACATCGACTAGATAATCATCCACGCTGCggggaatttttttttcgttatttgTTAAGCTTATgattatgttgtatcattcatttacatgttatataatatatatagtattatatggTGAGTTTTGAgtcatattaaactactaattgGTAGGTATAGAAACTAATATCGTTATCCGTGGCTTGTTTCTGTCCCGAAAAAGGGTACCCACAACTTTAGGATCGAGTGaaatgtattataattatattatttgtgtGTAAGGATcgagtatcggatattaatttaatttttgatatccTTGCTGTTATCCATCTTGTTACTCGTATTGTTACATGGCCCATAAAtacccgttaatattttgtagtattatcatttattaataatttatatatatatatatatatatattctagattAAAAGTTAAAGTCTAAGTTCAacttaactttatttttaatggaaaataATTGTTATTCATACATTTTATCTACATATGAAtgatctaattattttttgtgtataatataaaataaatacatatgaTGGACTATGTATATCGACATCGGTATAATATGTAAAATGTCAGAATCTTAATATGAATGACCGCAATCAATCCCCAAACACCTATTACATTTactacaaatataattatatatattgatcagGTAAATTTCCCCAATTTCTCTCATCAATAACTATAACTTAtctctaggttttttttttgtgaaacactTCATAATAggttatgttttatttgctATTTTTGTGGATAAACATTTtctggttacaacaaattaatattaagattctgttattatattttgtattaaaatacaatagcattttgtgtaatatactatatgaagtaaggttatttatttaaagggttgtttaaataatataatagagatgccacacaataaaattaataagatcatcctttatgtttcttctttaatatatacACGTCAATGTgtcattttctatatttttttatatatgtcagTAACTCATTATGTGCATTTAGATCTAAAATTCGCTATACTGTAGTGTATTTACCAAGGGATTCTTGTTAAAAATACtacttttttaacaaaaaaattgggTATACCATTTTTCCAATAGTTTAtggattttattattttgagaaggaaaaaaataagtattttcagatttttcaaaatataatatgtacttaataccaaatactaaaccctaaaaacaaatagaacttactaaacccaaacataacaaataaaacacatgtTAAATCAAATTTGTAACTAAAAAAGTGGTAAAATCCACAAACTATTCAAAAAGTggtaaaaccaacaaaaaccaTTCCAAAAAATGGTTTTCTCATAATTGATTCATAACAAAACCATGCTAAGTAGTAGTATAAGTCGTGCGTGGCACAGAAGCGATATTGGAATCTTGTTGAGCTATAAAACAAGtatgaaaatatatagtaaatgtCAGATGATTTAATCCGAATCTAACGTCATCACAGTGTCGGCTACCTATGTGTATTTCTCAGTGAAGGCATCACTTTCTCATTATCAACATAATATTGTAAAACATATGTTAtgctttttcagtttttgtatAGTAATACTACTAAATATATTACTTGTATATAATACGGTGATAagtagatatataaatatatttcatacaAAGTATCATTTGACAcaattcacacaaattaagtaattaataatttaaattcaatgaaaattaGCTCTGGGTTAAGgagtaaattagaaaaaaaaataattttaaaaatacattagaATTTTAGAATGACactttttatgaaattaaatttttgtttagaatagcattctttgtgaaacagagagaagataCTTACTATGttatatacaattttaacaGAGAGAATAATAAGTTACTTAAGTGAAAGTTATTATAcccatgcatttttttttcaatataatattttatcagaTGTTAAATTAGAATAGTGACACAAACgacattaatataaataattaagttaTTTGTAGTTGTCAAACCAATAATGTCATTACTTTAATAATGTCgttaataatttaaacaagtatctcttattataataaaaactgATTTAATATAAGAGGACAAAAACAAAGGCCAATTCACCAATAATatgtatgtttatattttaatttacaagAGTTCATCTTGAGGAAGGCAAGTAGGATTTAGTTATAAACTGCAAAAGTCTTCTTTCAACTCTCTATCCTTAGAAAATTAACTAACTTGAACAGTTATATTAGCATAATTCTATTcataaccaataacaatatcACATGCTagttattttcatttaaattttacaaagattACTGTGAAAATGTCCACTTTCGCATATTCAAAAATTGGTAGACCAATCGTTCCATTTTCacagaaaaattaataataattgcAAGCAAATAAAATAACCTCCCCAATCACCAGTGATCACTATATTATTGTAGCAGTTTAATTGAGTTAACCCCTAACATAATTTGAAAaggcaagaaaaacaaagacaatCTTACATAAGTCTGGATATTAATCCTGAAACAAAATTCTAtagttttttaatatacagaacaataaatcaattttaatacACACTGTCGTATAGAAAATTGTGACACTTAAATTCAAAGATTATGGCTCCACCTAAAA
The Camelina sativa cultivar DH55 chromosome 6, Cs, whole genome shotgun sequence genome window above contains:
- the LOC104791114 gene encoding uncharacterized protein LOC104791114, with the protein product MELMAVTKKKISKHKRGIRNGPKALKPVPIVFLCSRSCGRVKLPHLFCCSGERLNPSEQGNSNN